A window from Sus scrofa isolate TJ Tabasco breed Duroc chromosome 2, Sscrofa11.1, whole genome shotgun sequence encodes these proteins:
- the CTSD gene encoding cathepsin D precursor (The RefSeq protein has 5 substitutions compared to this genomic sequence) yields the protein MQPPSLLLLALGLLAAPAAALIRIPLHKFTSIRRTMSEVGGPVENLIAKGPILKYSQGVPAVTQGPIPEVLKNYMDAQNYGEIGIGTPPQCFTVVFDTGSSNLWVPSIHCKLLDIACWIHHKYNSGKSSTYVKNGTTFAIHYGSGSLSGYWSQDTVSVPCNSALLGVGGIKVERQTFGEATKQPGLTFIAAKFDGILGMAYPRISVNNVVPVFDNLMQQKLVDKNIFSFYLNRDPGAQPGGELMLGGIDSKYYKGSLDYHNVTRKAYWQIHMDQVAVGSSLTLCKGGCEAIVDTGTSLIVGPVEEVRELQKAIGAVPLIQGEYMIPCEKVPSLPDVTVTLGGKKYKLSSENYTLKVSQAGQTICLSGFMGMDIPPPGGPLWILGDVFIGRYYTVFDRDLNRVGLAEAATL from the exons atgcAGCCCCCCAGCCTGCTGCTGCTCGCCCTCGGCCTCCTGGCCGCGCCCGCCGCCGCGCTCATCAG AATCCCACTGCACAAGTTCACGTCCATCCGCCGGACCATGTCGGAAGTGGGCGGCCCCGTGGAGAACCTGATCGCCAAGGGCCCCATTTCAAAATACTCCCAGGGGGTGCCTGCTGTGACCCAAGGGCCCATCCCCGAGGTGCTCAAGAACTACATGGAC gcGCAGTACTACGGGGAGATCGGCATCGGGACCCCCCCGCAGTGCTTCACCGTCGTCTTCGACACCGGCTCCTCCAACCTGTGGGTGCCCTCCATCCACTGCAAGCTGCTGGACATCGCCTGCT GGATCCACCACAAGTACAACAGCGGCAAGTCCAGCACGTACGTGAAGAACGGCACCACCTTCGCCATCCACTACGGCTCCGGCAGCCTGTCCGGGTACCTGAGCCAGGACACCGTGTCG GTGCCCTGTAATTCTGCGTCGTCGGGCGTGGGCGGCATCAAGGTCGAGAGGCAGACCTTCGGGGAGGCCACCAAGCAGCCGGGCCTCACCTTCATCGCGGCCAAGTTCGATGGCATCCTGGGCATGGCCTACCCCCGCATCTCCGTGAACAACGTGGTACCCGTCTTCGATAACCTGATGCAGCAGAAGCTGGTGGACAAGAATATCTTCTCCTTCTACCTGAACAG ggACCCAGGTGCGCAGCCGGGGGGCGAGCTGATGCTGGGCGGCATTGACTCCAAGTACTACAAAGGCTCCCTGGACTATCACAACGTCACGCGCAAGGCCTACTGGCAGATCCACATGGACCA GGTGGCTGTGGGCAGCAGCCTGACCCTGTGCAAGGGGGGCTGTGAGGCCATCGTGGACACGGGCACGTCCCTCATCGTGGGCCCCGTGGAAGAGGTGCGTGAGCTGCAGAAGGCCATCGGGGCCGTGCCGCTGATCCAGGGCGAG TACATGATCCCCTGTGAGAAGGTGCCCAGCCTGCCCGACGTCACCGTGACGCTGGGGGGGAAGAAGTACAAACTGTCCTCGGAGAACTACACGCTCAAG GTGTCGCAGGCCGGGCAGACCATCTGCCTGAGCGGCTTCATGGGCATGGACATCCCGCCGCCCGGCGGGCCGCTCTGGATCCTGGGAGACGTTTTCATCGGCCGCTACTACACCGTGTTCGACCGGGACCTGAACCGGGTGGGCTTGGCCGAGGCGGCCACACTCTAG
- the LOC110259170 gene encoding basic proline-rich protein-like: MTRPQSLAQGAELSVAPARWRPLTHRAQSPAPPQGPPDPGTHRALRDAARKTASHCDTHTTGAEAPTQPPDEAPGGRRGSDRARIAPPPSRPKVPPLGPQAPAGSARPHLLATPRPAGPTLRRAARVLPPSRGSLAVPPLGVPAARPRRGERAGRRAGRGAGRAALLLRCLRSLRSARPAARCSPSLTHGDGGGGRRSHLPASSRPLGGGRRRRLEPPGGRAGPDGLPSSARPPAGAAPRASPGPSLPLSPRGPSEPSPLPAHGRPPPPALSLRSPPPLLPGRGQSPFPQGRRLLRLLRLRLRAQPYLPPQPRP, encoded by the exons ATGACACGGCCTCAGTCACTGGCACAAGGAGCAGAGCTCTCCGTGGCACCTGCACGCTGGCGCCCGCTGACACATCGGGCACAATCGCCAGCGCCACCGCAGGGCCCTCCAGACCCCGGCACACACCGAGCGCTCAGAGACGCCGCCAGGAAAACGGCCTCGCACTGTGACACTCACACAACAGGGGCAGAGGCTCCGACACAGCCGCCAGACGAGGCACCCGGCGGCCGCCGGGGCTCCGACCGCGCGCGCATCGCCCCGCCCCCAAGCCGGCCCAAGGTGCCGCCGCTGGGACCCCAAGCGC CCGCCGGGTCGGCGCGCCCTCACCTACTGGCGACTCCTCGGCCCGCGGGCCCGACCCTGCGCCGCGCCGCGCGCGTCCTTCCGCCGTCCCGCGGGTCGCTGGCTGTCCCGCCGCTCGGCGTCCCGGCGGCCCGACCGCGGCGTGGGGAGCGCGCGGGGcggcgggcggggaggggcgcGGGGCGGGCGGCGCTGCTCCTCCGCTGCCTGCGCTCCCTCCGCAGCGCCAGGCCGGCCGCCCGCTGCAGCCCAAGCCTGACTCacggcgacggcggcggcggccggcgcAGCCAcctccccgcctcctcccgcCCGCTGGGTGGGGGCCGCCGGCGCCGGCTGGAGCCCCCCGGAGGCAGGGCCGGCCCGGATGGGCTCCCCTCCAGCGCCCGACCCCCTGCAGGTGCCGCGCCCCGCGCGTCTCCCGGCCCCTCCCTGCCGCTGAGCCCCCGAGGCCCCTCCGagccctcccctctgcctgcccATGGGAGGCCCCCTCCTCCCGCGCTCTCCCTCCgctcccctccacccctgctCCCAGGACGGGGTCAGAGCCCCTTCCCCCAGGGGCGGCGCCTTCTCCGCCTGTTGCGTCTCCGGCTCCGCG CGCAGCCCTACCTGCCCCCACAGCCCCGCCCCTAA